The bacterium genome includes a window with the following:
- a CDS encoding co-chaperone GroES, translating into MKKGNREIVVIGDRVLIVPDLGEERSNVGLYLPKWALEKESIQAGTIVEIGPGVPMAPPTDIDEESWRPKNTTPQPAAQQAKVGDYAVFLRKAAVEVKLDGDTFLIVPQAALLVLIRERS; encoded by the coding sequence ATGAAAAAGGGCAACCGAGAAATTGTCGTTATCGGTGACCGGGTCTTGATTGTGCCGGACTTGGGCGAAGAGCGCAGCAATGTGGGCTTGTATCTGCCCAAATGGGCGTTGGAAAAAGAGTCGATCCAAGCCGGCACCATTGTCGAAATCGGGCCAGGCGTTCCAATGGCGCCGCCCACGGATATCGACGAAGAGTCCTGGCGGCCGAAAAACACAACCCCGCAACCTGCCGCCCAGCAGGCCAAAGTGGGTGACTATGCCGTGTTTTTGCGCAAAGCCGCTGTAGAAGTCAAACTGGACGGCGACACTTTTTTAATCGTGCCTCAGGCGGCTCTGCTGGTGCTGATACGGGAACGATCTTGA